A stretch of Lactiplantibacillus brownii DNA encodes these proteins:
- a CDS encoding cyclopropane-fatty-acyl-phospholipid synthase family protein yields the protein MLEKTFYHTFLSRSFNIPVKVNYWDGSSETYGEGTPEVTVTFKKAIPVREITKNASIALGEAYMDGIIEIDGSIQKLIESAYESAESFFNDSKLKKFMPKQSHSEKKSQEDIQSHYDVGNDFYEMWLDPTLTYSCAYFQNEDDSLETAQINKVHHIIQKLNPQPGKTLLDIGCGWGTLMLTAAKEYDLKVVGITLSKEQYNLVAKRIQDEGLSDVAEVRLEDYRELGNEQYDYITSVGMFEHVGKDNLAMYFQDVKKYLKDDGVALLHGITRQQGGATNGWLDKYIFPGGYVPGMTENLQHIVDCGLQVDDVETLRRHYQRTTELWDQNFNAKRAEIEAKMGIRFTRMWDLYLQACAASFQSGNIDVMQYLVSKGASSRNLPMTREYMYDDNTVKA from the coding sequence ATGCTAGAAAAGACTTTTTATCACACCTTTTTGAGCCGCTCATTCAACATTCCCGTTAAAGTTAATTACTGGGATGGCAGCAGCGAAACCTATGGTGAAGGCACCCCAGAGGTAACTGTGACTTTTAAAAAGGCGATTCCAGTTCGCGAAATCACTAAGAACGCTTCAATTGCGTTAGGCGAAGCTTACATGGATGGCATCATCGAAATTGATGGTAGTATCCAAAAGTTAATTGAATCAGCTTACGAATCAGCTGAAAGCTTTTTCAATGATTCCAAGCTCAAAAAATTCATGCCTAAACAGTCTCATTCTGAAAAGAAGAGTCAAGAAGACATCCAAAGTCATTATGACGTTGGGAACGACTTCTATGAAATGTGGCTTGATCCCACACTAACGTATTCATGTGCTTATTTCCAAAATGAAGACGATAGCTTGGAAACTGCCCAGATCAATAAAGTTCATCACATCATTCAAAAACTCAATCCACAACCCGGTAAAACATTGCTTGATATTGGCTGTGGTTGGGGAACATTGATGTTGACGGCCGCTAAAGAATACGATTTGAAAGTGGTCGGCATCACGTTATCTAAAGAACAATACAACCTCGTTGCCAAGCGGATTCAAGACGAAGGTTTGAGTGACGTTGCCGAAGTTCGTTTGGAAGATTACCGTGAACTAGGTAATGAACAATACGACTACATCACCAGTGTTGGGATGTTTGAACATGTCGGTAAAGATAACTTGGCAATGTATTTCCAAGACGTCAAAAAGTATCTTAAAGACGATGGTGTGGCCTTGTTACACGGGATTACCCGTCAACAAGGTGGCGCAACTAACGGCTGGTTAGACAAGTATATCTTCCCAGGTGGCTATGTTCCTGGGATGACCGAAAACCTACAACACATTGTTGACTGTGGCTTACAAGTCGATGACGTGGAAACCTTACGTCGGCATTACCAACGGACCACTGAATTATGGGACCAAAACTTCAATGCTAAACGAGCTGAAATTGAAGCCAAAATGGGCATCCGCTTTACACGGATGTGGGATCTTTATCTCCAAGCCTGTGCTGCTTCATTCCAATCAGGAAACATTGATGTCATGCAATATCTCGTTTCTAAGGGTGCTTCTTCACGGAACCTCCCAATGACACGTGAATATATGTACGACGACAATACCGTTAAAGCTTAA